A genome region from Prionailurus viverrinus isolate Anna chromosome A3, UM_Priviv_1.0, whole genome shotgun sequence includes the following:
- the LOC125162118 gene encoding uncharacterized protein LOC125162118 isoform X2, protein MGSMKILHFSLIDHLFLVGGVPLIEKLVFLSDLGTLDLWVQQTELGFLLDLRWCCDDPHSFRHPLVSATGRPRCPGLLSAPCGPQKEPACIARPEMLCAALTSLSLTEPHLALIRHVPTHRESLSSWLVHLPAGPAAPHLVLHLMVSPPSQPVELFKQANHILPWRPGAPHPSVNKCMLSTDSVGSLCSRVQPRMALCHVQCLPPGCWIFQQQAP, encoded by the exons ATGGGCTCCATGAAAATCCTTCACTTCAGCCTGATTGACCACTTATTTCTTGTTGGCGGGGTTCCCTTGATAGAAAAGTTGGTTTTTCTATCTGATCTGGGGACTCTAGATCTGTGGGTGCAGCAGACTGAACTTGGCTTCCTGCTGGATCTCAGATGGTGCTGTGATGATCCACACTCCTTTCGTCATCCCCTTGTCAGTGCTACTGGCCGGCCGAG GTGTCCAGGTCTTCTCAGTGCTCCCTGTGGACCCCAGAAG gAACCTGCTTGTATTGCAAGGCCTGAAATGCTGTGTGCTgccttgacttctctgagcctcacagAGCCCCACCTTGCTCTTATCAGACATGTCCCCACCCATCGGGAAAGTCTCTCCTCCTGGCTAGTCCACCTCCCAGCTGGACCAGCTGCTCCCCATTTGGTTCTCCATCTAATGGTTTCACCTCCCAGCCAGCCTGTGGAATTATTCAAACAAGCCAATCACATTCTCCCTTGGAGACCAGGGGCACCCCACCCTTCAGTTAATAAATGCATGTTATCTACAGACTCTGTGGGTTCCCTGTGCTCCCGAGTGCAGCCCCGGATGGCCCTGTGTCATGTGCAGTGTCTTCCCCCTGGCT